A stretch of the Papaver somniferum cultivar HN1 chromosome 6, ASM357369v1, whole genome shotgun sequence genome encodes the following:
- the LOC113289754 gene encoding uncharacterized protein LOC113289754 isoform X2, with translation MEKACIWRLAFMTGPGFGGAAGGLKGEMPINTHYTDSKEIRRIQGRKIGFFFSGAAMTFYREDESRPLGEYMYGPQYQEIQELNRLRFIVAAELLYNPTFQALHICWQVAVMHHSSLGMRLLAARRPGNKYHLLHGDTHQICFLYSIFYFYLPTVLRNLNFPLL, from the exons ATGGAGAAGGCTTGTATTTGGCGATTGGCGTTCATGACTGGACCGGGCTTTGGAGGTGCTGCTGGCGGCCTTAAAGGAGAGATGCCTATAAATACTCACTACACAGACTCAAAAGAGATACGCCGTATACAGGGAAGAAAAATAGG atttttcttttcaGGTGCGGCGATGACTTTTTATCGAGAGGATGAATCCAGGCCTCTCGGAGAATACATGTATGGACCACAATATCAGGAGATTCAGGAACTAaatcgtctcag GTTCATAGTTGCAGCTGAACTTCTGTACAACCCAACATTTCAGGCTTTACATATATGCTGGCAGGTTGCTGTTATGCATCATTCTTCACTTGGGATGAGATTACTTGCTGCGCGCAGGCCGGGAAACAAATATCATTTGCTTCATGGGGACACCCATCAAATTTGTTTCCtttactctatcttttatttttatttgcctACCGTATTAAGAAATTTGAATTTTCCTTTACTTTAG
- the LOC113289754 gene encoding uncharacterized protein LOC113289754 isoform X1, giving the protein MLLLSFKFNDSEAVDVYNEKSSNHLNCKIYTGHLVEDDNDMVIHDTVGALCPIFADSSCDLLNAFVNVEQIDIGKVICSEELKPLSVSLSHFADANDLVMREFVAILRPSSIDASNSYLDACINMEPIDTGQLNWTADFEPISTCVDLFADSDDPMLIDIVNSLRNPIVNKENSNLDVIPGDLEPDLGYTTGVDISLLVIHGYDLFHMNIHEWEGWNCVPHNYMVELSLVSSLATDRHCYRFIVAAELLYNPTFQALHICWQVAVMHHSSLGMRLLAARRPGNKYHLLHGDTHQICFLYSIFYFYLPTVLRNLNFPLL; this is encoded by the coding sequence ATGCTACTGTTGAGTTTTAAGTTTAACGACTCAGAGGCAGTAGATGTTTATAATGAGAAATCTTCTAATCATTTGAATTGTAAGATTTATACAGGTCACTTAGTTGAAGATGATAATGATATGGTTATTCATGATACTGTTGGTGCACTTTGCCCAATTTTtgctgactcatcttgtgatcttTTGAATGCTTTTGTGAATGTTGAGCAAATTGACATTGGTAAGGTAATTTGTTCCGAAGAACTCAAACCTTTATCTGTTTCCTTATCTCATTTTGCTGATGCTAATGATCTGGTTATGCGTGAATTTGTTGCTATATTAAGGCCCTCTTCCATTGATGCGTCTAATAGTTATCTAGATGCATGTATAAAtatggaaccaattgatacaggTCAGTTAAATTGGACTGCAGATTTTGAACCAATATCCACTTGTGTAGACCTTTTTGCAGATTCCGATGACCCCATGCTAATTGACATTGTTAATTCATTGCGTAATCCAATTGTTAATAAAGAAAACTCAAATTTAGATGTCATTCCAGGGgatttagaaccagatttagggtaTACAACAGGTGTTGACATTTCTTTGCTTGTTATCCATGGATATGACTTATTTCATATGAACATACATGAGTGGGAAGGTTGGAATTGTGTTCCTCATAACTACATGGTTGAGTTGAGTTTGGTTAGTTCTCTGGCAACTGATCGTCATTGTTACAGGTTCATAGTTGCAGCTGAACTTCTGTACAACCCAACATTTCAGGCTTTACATATATGCTGGCAGGTTGCTGTTATGCATCATTCTTCACTTGGGATGAGATTACTTGCTGCGCGCAGGCCGGGAAACAAATATCATTTGCTTCATGGGGACACCCATCAAATTTGTTTCCtttactctatcttttatttttatttgcctACCGTATTAAGAAATTTGAATTTTCCTTTACTTTAG
- the LOC113286292 gene encoding uncharacterized protein LOC113286292 — protein sequence MEEFQESDMNWSSSNAHHHRDNHFYYYNSFTTAGEDYENNQEESGGLSPHEQHSWVCQDTTNTSKTKNKLKKNKKMTISSSVPISIPASMSISSRRSSYAADSDYEDSDTDEQEKIVPPHVMVARRITAENTAFSVCSGTGRTLKGRDLSKVRNSILRMTGFLES from the coding sequence ATGGAAGAATTCCAAGAATCAGATATGAATTGGTCTTCATCAAATGCTCATCATCACCGCGACAATCATTTCTACTACTACAACAGCTTCACAACAGCCGGCGAGGACTACGAAAACAATCAGGAAGAGAGTGGTGGATTATCACCTCATGAACAGCATTCATGGGTCTGTCAAGATACTACTAACACtagcaaaacaaagaataaactcaagaagaataagaagatgacgATTTCATCATCTGTTCCGATAAGTATCCCAGCGTCAATGTCTATATCTAGCAGGCGTTCTAGTTATGCAGCGGATTCGGATTATGAAGATAGTGATACTGATGAACAAGAAAAAATTGTTCCACCTCATGTAATGGTAGCTCGAAGGATTACTGCTGAAAACACCGCATTCTCGGTTTGCAGTGGCACGGGAAGGACGCTTAAAGGTCGTGATTTGAGCAAAGTTAGAAATTCGATACTTCGAATGACCGGATTCCTGGAATCGTGA
- the LOC113291638 gene encoding uncharacterized protein LOC113291638, translated as MDFMKFIPKKEDSATVKDFRPLSFISSFYKIVSKLLDERIKVLIPGLIFNTQCAFIKNKHILDGIIIANECINSRLRQKKPGILCKIGMGKAFDNVNCPSLFTILRKNGFGEKLEVLSMLLDDAVANNKIGGFQVMEGGTMISHMQFADDTIIMLNASHLERYCLLLIWDIPIGASKRSVTIWDVVIERMKNKLVPWKRKFLNKAASSDRVFTEGYRVLLPQHSDAVGKRSRAVTSIRLGGCDCHDEVGENPGATM; from the exons ATGGATTTCATGAAATTCATTCCTAAGAAGGAGGATTCAGCTACTGTGAAGGACTTCAGGCCATTAAGTTTCATCAGTAGCTTCTATAAGATTGTATCTAAGTTGCTGGATGAGAGAATCAAAGTGCTCATTCCTGGTCTAATATTTAATACTCAATGTgcattcataaaaaacaaacatatcTTGGATGGAATTATTATAGCAAATGAATGTATTAATAGTAGGTTAAGGCAGAAAAAACCTGGAATTTTATGTAAGATAGGTATGGGGAAAGCCTTTGACAATGTCAACTGCCCATCTTTATTTACTATCTTGAGGAAGAATGGTTTTGGGGAGAAGT TAGAAGTTCTTTCAATGCTGCTAGATGATGCTGTTGCAAACAATAAAATTGGTGGTTTCCAGGTGATGGAAGGAGGAACTATGATATCTCACAtgcaatttgcagatgacacAATTATCATGCTGAATGCTTCACATTTAGAG AGGTATTGCTTATTACTTATTTGGGATATTCCTATTGGAGCATCTAAACGAAGTGTAACAATATGGGATGTGGTTATTGAAAGAATGAAGAACAAGCTGGTACCTTGGAAGAGAAAGTTTCTCAATAAAGCAG CTTCATCCGATCGAGTCTTTACTGAGGGTTACCGCGTTCTGCTTCCGCAGCACTCTGATGCGGTTGGCAAAAGGAGTCGTGCAGTTACAAGCATTCGGTTAGGTGGGTGTGACTGTCATGATGAAGTTGGGGAAAACCCAGGAGCCACAATGTGA